One Flavobacterium sp. 90 DNA segment encodes these proteins:
- a CDS encoding peptidoglycan-binding protein LysM, translating to MIKKWYFYASLIVIITFLSLGFKPFNLETKPWFLIEKTDGSEYIYPSLEEDDYPTLHKLNVPFTGKRLIGFKEAVAFKESQGKYRLVNSLGYMGKYQFGTQALRSIGVQNKKAFLKDPALQEKAFIALLSKNKWILRNEIERYEGKIVNGIAITESGILAAAHLGGAGSVKNFFKNKGNRHFRDAYGTSLKSYLKAFGGYDLSYIEADSNATIHD from the coding sequence ATGATAAAGAAATGGTATTTTTATGCGAGTTTGATCGTTATTATTACATTTTTAAGTTTGGGTTTTAAACCCTTTAATCTAGAAACCAAACCTTGGTTTTTAATAGAAAAAACAGATGGATCTGAATATATATATCCATCGCTCGAAGAGGATGATTATCCTACTTTACACAAGTTAAATGTCCCATTTACAGGAAAACGTCTTATAGGTTTTAAAGAAGCCGTTGCCTTTAAAGAATCACAAGGAAAATACCGACTGGTAAATTCACTTGGTTACATGGGAAAATATCAATTTGGAACCCAAGCATTAAGATCAATTGGTGTTCAAAATAAGAAAGCCTTTTTAAAAGATCCAGCCTTACAAGAAAAAGCATTTATTGCGTTATTGTCCAAAAACAAATGGATTCTGCGTAATGAAATTGAAAGGTATGAAGGGAAAATTGTCAATGGTATTGCAATTACCGAATCAGGAATTTTAGCCGCTGCACATCTTGGAGGCGCAGGTTCAGTTAAAAACTTTTTCAAAAACAAAGGAAACAGGCATTTTAGAGATGCTTACGGAACTTCTTTGAAAAGTTATCTGAAAGCCTTTGGCGGATATGATCTTTCTTATATTGAAGCAGATAGTAATGCTACAATACACGATTAA